In a single window of the Bacillus clarus genome:
- a CDS encoding CxxH/CxxC protein, which translates to MNLPCCLEHVELALDIIVDECEVAPVINNVDNSEKEKKTCEFCQNEATYVVSNTDSHTICG; encoded by the coding sequence ATGAATTTACCTTGTTGCTTAGAACATGTCGAGTTAGCACTAGATATTATTGTGGATGAGTGTGAAGTTGCGCCGGTTATCAACAATGTGGATAACTCAGAAAAAGAGAAAAAAACATGTGAATTTTGTCAAAATGAGGCGACATATGTTGTATCGAACACAGATTCCCACACAATATGTGGGTGA
- a CDS encoding two-component system regulatory protein YycI: MDWDRIKTIFIVTFFVLDLFLVFQFIQKQDSDQLELMTETKVDQQLKDEKITIGNFPKEPRKESFIMAKNKSFKDEDIQSLKSQTAHLQNEYKIESKLKEPFLNTKALSKDKYNEFLKNYVLDGTKYEFGAVKNSKIYFFQKYKDNPIFYNDQAMIVVNLNEKNELISYTQTMLTDLKEMGESEKTKEQETITAQTALENLYLKNQIKPNTHIKEAQIGYATLAATASDMQVLAPTWNLKTDQKVDHFVNAIEGQVMKLGETEENEEKNGVRRNEFAF; this comes from the coding sequence ATGGATTGGGATCGAATTAAAACAATATTTATTGTGACCTTTTTTGTTTTAGATCTCTTTCTCGTTTTCCAGTTCATTCAAAAACAAGATAGTGATCAGTTAGAGCTGATGACGGAAACAAAAGTGGACCAACAATTAAAAGATGAAAAAATTACTATTGGTAATTTTCCGAAGGAACCGAGGAAAGAATCCTTCATTATGGCAAAAAATAAAAGTTTTAAAGATGAGGATATTCAGTCTTTAAAAAGTCAAACAGCGCATTTACAAAACGAATACAAGATTGAAAGTAAATTAAAAGAGCCTTTTTTAAATACAAAAGCATTGTCTAAAGATAAGTATAATGAGTTTTTGAAAAACTATGTGCTGGATGGAACGAAATACGAATTTGGTGCGGTGAAAAACTCGAAAATTTATTTCTTTCAAAAATATAAAGATAATCCTATTTTTTATAACGATCAAGCGATGATTGTTGTAAATTTAAATGAAAAGAATGAACTGATTTCATATACACAAACGATGTTAACGGATTTGAAAGAAATGGGAGAGAGTGAAAAAACGAAAGAGCAAGAAACGATTACAGCGCAAACAGCTTTAGAGAATTTATACTTAAAAAATCAAATCAAACCAAATACGCATATTAAAGAGGCGCAGATTGGATATGCAACCCTTGCTGCTACAGCTTCTGATATGCAAGTTCTTGCCCCAACATGGAATTTAAAAACGGATCAGAAAGTAGATCATTTTGTAAATGCAATTGAAGGACAAGTTATGAAATTAGGGGAAACTGAGGAAAATGAAGAGAAAAATGGAGTGAGAAGGAATGAGTTTGCATTTTAG
- a CDS encoding S1C family serine protease encodes MSFIDEKKYRIKRAGKKKHKGIVISSIAGTIVGASLFAFGAPLFSDREGNLQQAEASEGNMVQAQTGTVPVNQVNFVNAVDRASEAVVGVINIQRDNFSEADSEAGTGSGVIYKKTDGHAYIVTNHHVVAGANRIEVSLSDGKKVSGKVLGSDVVTDLAVLQIDAKPVKKVIEIGDSNTVRRGEPVIAIGNPLGLQFSGTVTQGIISANERIVPVDLDQDGHYDWQVEVLQTDAAINPGNSGGALVNAAGQLIGINSMKIAAKEVEGIGLAIPITRAVPIMNELEKHGKVRRPYVGIELRSLNEIPNYYWSKTLHLPSNVTDGVCILDVKSPSPGADAGLREHDVIVAVDGKPVHDIIGFRTALYNKKIDDKMILTFYRGTKRATTTVKLGIQKY; translated from the coding sequence ATGTCCTTTATTGATGAAAAAAAATATCGTATAAAGCGAGCAGGAAAAAAGAAGCACAAAGGTATCGTTATTTCTAGCATAGCAGGAACAATTGTAGGGGCTTCGTTGTTTGCATTTGGAGCCCCTTTATTTTCTGATCGTGAGGGTAATTTACAGCAAGCTGAAGCAAGCGAAGGGAATATGGTTCAAGCGCAGACAGGAACTGTTCCTGTGAATCAGGTTAATTTTGTAAATGCTGTTGATCGTGCATCGGAAGCGGTCGTTGGTGTAATTAATATTCAACGAGATAATTTTTCAGAGGCAGATTCAGAAGCTGGTACAGGATCAGGTGTAATTTATAAAAAAACAGATGGTCATGCTTATATTGTAACGAATCATCATGTCGTTGCAGGAGCAAATCGTATTGAAGTTAGTTTGAGTGATGGAAAGAAAGTTTCTGGTAAAGTATTAGGAAGCGATGTAGTCACAGACTTAGCGGTACTACAAATAGATGCAAAGCCTGTAAAAAAAGTAATTGAGATAGGTGATTCTAATACAGTTCGTCGCGGAGAACCGGTTATTGCAATTGGGAACCCGCTTGGATTACAATTTTCAGGTACAGTAACACAAGGTATTATTTCGGCAAATGAGCGAATTGTTCCTGTCGATTTAGATCAAGATGGACACTATGATTGGCAAGTAGAAGTATTACAGACCGATGCAGCTATTAATCCAGGTAATAGTGGTGGTGCGCTTGTAAATGCAGCAGGACAATTAATTGGAATTAACTCAATGAAAATTGCTGCAAAAGAAGTAGAGGGAATTGGACTGGCTATTCCAATCACAAGAGCGGTTCCTATTATGAACGAGCTTGAAAAGCATGGAAAGGTAAGAAGGCCTTATGTTGGGATTGAACTTAGATCATTAAATGAAATCCCAAATTATTATTGGTCGAAAACATTGCATTTACCGAGTAATGTAACAGATGGGGTTTGTATTTTAGATGTGAAAAGTCCATCCCCAGGTGCAGATGCAGGGCTAAGAGAACATGATGTAATTGTGGCGGTAGACGGAAAACCGGTGCATGATATTATTGGATTCCGAACGGCCTTATATAATAAGAAAATTGATGATAAAATGATACTTACATTTTATCGTGGTACAAAAAGAGCAACAACAACGGTTAAATTAGGCATTCAAAAGTATTAA
- a CDS encoding YycH family regulatory protein, translating to MNMENFKTIVLINLVVISLFLTFNLWTYVPDSTSMQNTKFVQGNEGATPIKISDVVLPSSVIVHKDKNHFVSETKTNIDLIYNILEGGELHDFKEITSTIAKGDFLSYVHGEGKIEIVFPTNIPLDSIKSMLNIKDKNMDKDRSFNRIILDPSRSRDQEIKVNFVSYDNTRRVYQMTLNGVNLKEVINAQNQFVALARPYFEYTINDTKKIFLPDGPTELSDIYYVTSNLGIDTFKNALFSDPRYLNPISDKSKEIFTDGIRSMEVDKWNTMLKYKNSSVYSDRFMDNSMLLQKSFEFVSGHSGFMDLYRFDYIGKGKSSFRLYEGGLPVFNKEGLAELKQVWGAEEVIQYERPLFELISRQFLDTKRTLPTGHKVIQSLENNPTIDKKLIQDIGIGYKLEPGNGPDGKVAAVTLQPIWYVKYGENQQIFEWSEEMEGELNGLGSN from the coding sequence ATGAATATGGAAAACTTTAAAACCATTGTTCTAATTAATTTAGTTGTCATTAGTCTATTTCTTACTTTCAATTTATGGACATATGTTCCCGATTCTACTTCTATGCAAAATACAAAATTTGTTCAAGGTAACGAAGGTGCAACGCCGATAAAGATTTCAGATGTAGTTCTGCCGTCTTCTGTAATTGTTCATAAAGATAAAAATCATTTTGTAAGTGAAACAAAGACGAATATAGATTTAATTTATAATATTCTCGAAGGCGGAGAGTTACATGATTTTAAGGAAATAACAAGCACAATTGCTAAAGGGGATTTTCTCTCTTATGTGCATGGGGAAGGAAAAATTGAAATTGTTTTTCCTACAAATATCCCATTGGATTCAATTAAAAGTATGTTAAATATTAAAGATAAAAATATGGATAAGGATAGAAGTTTTAATCGTATTATTCTTGATCCTTCTCGAAGCCGAGATCAAGAAATTAAAGTTAACTTCGTTTCTTATGACAATACACGTAGAGTGTATCAAATGACATTGAATGGTGTGAATTTAAAAGAAGTTATAAATGCGCAAAACCAATTTGTTGCATTGGCAAGACCGTATTTTGAATACACAATTAATGATACGAAAAAAATCTTTTTACCGGATGGGCCGACAGAATTAAGTGATATATATTATGTTACTTCTAATTTAGGGATCGATACGTTCAAAAATGCATTATTTAGTGATCCGCGTTATTTAAATCCTATTTCTGATAAATCAAAAGAAATATTCACAGATGGTATACGTTCTATGGAAGTTGATAAGTGGAATACAATGTTAAAATATAAAAACTCCTCTGTATATAGTGATAGATTCATGGATAATTCTATGCTTTTACAAAAGAGTTTTGAATTTGTAAGTGGACATAGTGGTTTCATGGATTTATATCGATTTGATTATATAGGGAAAGGAAAATCATCATTCCGTTTATACGAAGGTGGACTTCCTGTATTTAATAAAGAAGGACTGGCCGAATTAAAACAAGTATGGGGAGCGGAAGAAGTTATTCAATATGAAAGACCTTTATTTGAGTTAATAAGTCGTCAGTTTTTAGATACGAAGAGGACATTACCGACAGGTCACAAGGTTATACAATCATTAGAAAATAATCCGACAATTGATAAAAAATTGATTCAGGATATTGGCATTGGTTATAAGTTAGAGCCAGGTAATGGGCCTGATGGAAAAGTTGCAGCTGTTACTTTACAACCAATTTGGTATGTAAAGTATGGAGAAAATCAACAAATATTTGAGTGGAGTGAGGAGATGGAGGGGGAGCTAAATGGATTGGGATCGAATTAA
- the rlmH gene encoding 23S rRNA (pseudouridine(1915)-N(3))-methyltransferase RlmH, which translates to MNISIISIGKLKEKYLKQGIAEYLKRLSAYAKVEVIELPDEKAPENLSEAEMLIVKEKEGIRILDKISDDTHVIALAIEGKQKSSEEFAASLDRLATYGKSKVAFVIGGSLGLSSEVMKRSNESLSFSKMTLPHQLMRLVLLEQVYRAFRINRGEPYHK; encoded by the coding sequence GTGAATATCTCGATTATTTCAATCGGAAAATTAAAAGAAAAATACTTAAAACAAGGTATTGCAGAATACTTAAAACGATTATCAGCTTATGCAAAAGTGGAAGTTATTGAATTGCCAGATGAAAAAGCACCAGAAAACTTAAGCGAAGCGGAAATGTTAATTGTAAAAGAAAAAGAAGGTATACGTATACTGGATAAAATTTCAGATGATACGCATGTTATTGCACTAGCTATTGAAGGAAAACAAAAATCATCAGAAGAATTTGCAGCAAGCCTTGATCGTCTTGCAACATACGGAAAGAGTAAAGTAGCATTTGTAATTGGTGGATCGCTTGGACTTAGTTCAGAAGTGATGAAGCGTTCAAACGAATCTCTTTCTTTTTCTAAGATGACATTGCCACATCAATTAATGCGTTTAGTGTTACTCGAGCAAGTGTATAGGGCGTTTCGTATTAATCGTGGAGAACCGTATCATAAGTAA
- a CDS encoding radical SAM/SPASM domain-containing protein, producing the protein MKKFKKFYLEITSVCNLACSFCPPTERQKQFISVEDFSKRLDQIKPHTDYIYLHVKGEPLLHPKIDQLLDLSHEKGFKVNITTNGTLINKRKHRLLNRPALRQMNFSLHSFDGHPGSEDKAGYVRSILSFIREATSQSDLIVSLRLWNLTQDNKTNLEIQRNRELLEIIEKEFDLPYKIEEKITPGKGIKIAERVFINQDYEFQWPALHEEEDDGKGFCHGLRNQAGILANGTVIPCCLDGEGIINLGNINNDSFSNIIEGERAKNIVDGFSQRVAVEELCRKCGYRKRFGK; encoded by the coding sequence GTGAAAAAGTTTAAGAAGTTTTACTTGGAGATTACAAGTGTATGTAATCTTGCGTGCAGCTTTTGTCCGCCGACGGAAAGGCAGAAGCAATTCATTTCTGTGGAGGATTTTTCTAAAAGATTAGACCAAATTAAACCTCACACAGACTACATTTATCTGCACGTAAAGGGTGAACCATTGCTTCATCCGAAAATAGATCAATTATTAGATTTAAGTCATGAAAAAGGGTTTAAAGTTAATATTACAACGAACGGAACTTTAATTAATAAAAGGAAGCATAGATTATTAAATAGGCCTGCATTAAGACAGATGAATTTTTCACTGCATAGTTTTGATGGTCATCCAGGATCAGAAGATAAAGCGGGATATGTACGAAGTATACTTTCCTTTATTAGAGAGGCGACAAGTCAATCTGATTTAATTGTTTCACTAAGGTTGTGGAATTTGACACAAGATAATAAGACAAACCTCGAAATACAGCGAAATAGAGAGTTGCTAGAAATTATCGAGAAAGAATTTGATTTACCTTATAAAATTGAGGAGAAAATCACGCCAGGAAAAGGCATAAAAATTGCGGAACGTGTCTTTATTAATCAAGATTATGAATTCCAATGGCCAGCGTTACATGAAGAAGAGGATGATGGAAAAGGTTTCTGTCATGGTCTGCGCAATCAAGCGGGTATTTTGGCGAACGGAACTGTTATTCCTTGTTGTTTAGATGGTGAGGGAATCATTAACCTTGGAAATATTAATAATGATTCATTCTCTAATATTATTGAAGGCGAAAGAGCGAAAAATATTGTAGATGGATTTTCACAAAGAGTTGCAGTAGAAGAACTGTGTAGGAAATGTGGATATCGTAAAAGGTTTGGGAAGTAA
- a CDS encoding MBL fold metallo-hydrolase gives MSLHFSVLASGSTGNALYVGTENQKLLVDAGLSGKATEALFKQAELNIQDISGILVTHEHSDHIKGLGVLARKYELPVYANEKTWGAMEHLIGNIPTDQKFIFSVGDVKTFGDIEVESFGVSHDAAEPMFYAFHHNDRKLALITDTGYVSDRMKGVIKGANAFVFESNHDVEMLRMGRYPWSIKRRILSDVGHVCNEDAALAMADVITDETKHIYLAHLSLDNNMKELARMSVSQVLEEKGFEVGESFEVHDTDPKNPTQIQYV, from the coding sequence ATGAGTTTGCATTTTAGTGTACTTGCGAGTGGAAGTACAGGAAATGCGCTATATGTAGGGACCGAGAATCAAAAGTTGCTCGTTGATGCAGGTTTAAGTGGTAAAGCGACAGAAGCTTTATTTAAGCAAGCGGAGTTAAATATCCAAGATATCTCAGGTATCCTCGTAACGCATGAGCATAGTGATCATATTAAAGGGTTAGGTGTGTTAGCACGTAAATATGAGTTACCTGTATATGCAAATGAGAAAACATGGGGGGCTATGGAGCATTTAATTGGCAATATCCCAACTGACCAAAAGTTTATTTTCTCAGTCGGTGATGTGAAGACATTTGGAGATATTGAAGTCGAATCATTTGGTGTTTCTCATGATGCAGCAGAGCCGATGTTTTATGCTTTTCATCATAACGATAGAAAACTAGCTCTTATTACGGATACGGGCTATGTGAGTGACCGTATGAAGGGTGTTATTAAGGGTGCTAATGCTTTTGTGTTTGAAAGCAATCATGATGTTGAAATGCTTCGTATGGGCCGATATCCTTGGAGTATTAAAAGACGTATTTTAAGCGACGTAGGTCACGTTTGTAACGAGGATGCAGCACTAGCGATGGCGGATGTTATTACAGACGAGACGAAACATATCTATTTAGCGCATTTAAGTTTAGATAATAATATGAAGGAACTAGCACGTATGTCTGTATCACAGGTGCTAGAAGAGAAAGGTTTTGAAGTTGGAGAGTCATTTGAAGTACATGATACAGATCCGAAAAATCCAACGCAAATTCAATACGTATAA
- the pepF gene encoding oligoendopeptidase F codes for MENVIAKRLTRSEVPTELTWDLSDLYKSDQDWEDGLKILEEDVKKLDAFKGKLHTGPNILLNCLLLQEQLLMQLTTLWTYANLKESTDRTNPVIQADSSKMSSLGTKVHTASSFIPNEILTLEEGLIEKYLLEEADLEPFRKSLTEILEIRKHKLSPETEEALAALGEVHGAPYKIYGMTKLADMDFSPIQDEQGNELPVSFSLFESRYEFSPNADIRRKAYSSFVSTLKRYKHTVAATYSTEVTKQVALSRLRKYESVTHMLLDPQHVTLEMYNNQLDIIYKELAPHMRRFAELKKKVLGLDQMLFCDLHAPLDPEFNPAITYEEAGKLIQESLKVLGPEYSSIIEKGFKERWVDLADNVGKSTGAFCSSPYNAHPYILITWQNTMRGCFTLAHEFGHAGHFYLANKNQRIINVRPSMYFIEAPSTMNELLLAQHLLATNEDKRMRRWVILQLLGTYYHNFVTHLLEGEYQRRVYALAEDEKALTATTLTELKTDVLSSFWGDTVEIDEGAGLTWMRQPHYYMGLYSYTYSAGLTASTAVAQMIKEEGQPAIDRWLDVLRAGGTMKPLELMKHAGVDMSQPDTIRKAVSYVGSLIDELEHSYQ; via the coding sequence ATGGAAAATGTAATTGCGAAACGTCTTACTCGTTCGGAAGTCCCTACTGAATTAACATGGGATCTTTCTGATTTATACAAATCCGATCAAGATTGGGAAGATGGATTAAAAATACTAGAAGAAGATGTAAAAAAACTTGATGCATTTAAAGGGAAATTACATACTGGCCCAAATATTTTATTAAATTGCCTACTTTTACAAGAGCAGCTTCTCATGCAATTGACTACACTTTGGACGTATGCAAATTTAAAAGAATCTACGGATCGAACAAATCCTGTTATTCAAGCAGATTCATCAAAAATGTCTTCCTTGGGAACGAAAGTGCATACAGCATCATCGTTTATTCCAAATGAAATTCTCACATTAGAAGAGGGACTAATTGAAAAATACCTACTTGAAGAAGCAGACCTCGAACCTTTTCGTAAATCACTAACAGAAATTCTTGAAATAAGAAAACATAAGCTTTCACCTGAAACAGAAGAAGCTCTCGCAGCACTTGGAGAAGTGCACGGCGCTCCTTATAAAATTTACGGAATGACTAAACTAGCAGATATGGACTTCTCTCCTATACAAGACGAACAGGGAAACGAATTACCCGTATCCTTTTCGTTATTCGAAAGTCGATATGAATTTTCTCCTAATGCAGACATTCGCCGAAAAGCATATTCTTCTTTCGTTTCGACATTAAAACGATACAAACATACAGTTGCTGCCACATACTCCACAGAAGTTACAAAACAAGTAGCTCTCTCGCGTTTACGTAAGTATGAATCTGTCACTCATATGCTTTTAGACCCTCAACATGTAACGCTTGAAATGTATAACAATCAGTTAGACATTATTTATAAAGAATTAGCTCCTCATATGCGTCGTTTTGCGGAACTTAAAAAGAAAGTATTAGGACTTGATCAAATGCTTTTCTGCGACTTGCATGCACCGTTAGATCCTGAATTCAACCCGGCAATAACTTACGAAGAAGCTGGTAAATTAATTCAAGAATCTTTAAAAGTGTTAGGTCCTGAATATAGCTCCATTATAGAAAAAGGTTTTAAGGAAAGATGGGTAGATCTTGCAGACAACGTTGGAAAATCAACAGGGGCATTCTGCTCTAGTCCATACAATGCTCACCCTTATATCTTAATTACATGGCAAAACACAATGCGCGGATGCTTCACACTAGCACATGAATTTGGACATGCAGGTCATTTTTATTTAGCAAATAAAAATCAGCGTATTATAAATGTCCGTCCCTCTATGTATTTCATCGAAGCACCATCCACGATGAATGAATTATTATTAGCTCAGCATTTACTTGCAACGAATGAAGATAAGAGAATGCGCCGATGGGTTATTTTACAATTGCTCGGAACGTATTATCATAACTTTGTTACCCACTTACTTGAAGGAGAATATCAACGCAGAGTATACGCTTTAGCTGAAGATGAAAAAGCTCTTACTGCTACAACTTTAACAGAGCTAAAAACTGACGTTCTTTCTAGTTTCTGGGGAGATACAGTTGAAATTGATGAAGGTGCAGGCTTAACATGGATGCGCCAACCTCATTATTATATGGGCTTATATTCTTACACATATTCTGCTGGCCTAACTGCATCTACTGCTGTAGCCCAAATGATTAAAGAAGAAGGCCAACCTGCAATTGATCGCTGGCTAGATGTATTACGTGCAGGTGGCACAATGAAACCACTCGAATTAATGAAACACGCTGGGGTGGATATGTCACAGCCAGATACAATTCGTAAAGCCGTTTCTTACGTCGGCTCATTAATTGATGAATTAGAGCATTCTTATCAGTAA